gaatGGATAGATGACCTTATGTCTTTCTGCTATTTTTGCAGATAGATACCACTACTTATCTACCTCCTCAAACTGCCTTTATCTTCCTCTTGTAGGTTGCTTCTCATGTTTTTGAGCCTAAAGGAGCTTTTCAGAGTATAACAGCATTTGTGAAAAAATCAGAATTGTTTGAATGTCCTCATTAGACTTAAATGTCTTTCAATACTAGGCAACTCCCCCTCTCAATGTTTACTATCTCAGTGAGTGCCATACTCATACAGATGTAACCTCAGAGCATTTCCTCACACAAAAGTTAGAGTCTTTGTGGTTTATTCTGATTCTCATCTATGTCTAATAAGTAGGCCATCTCAGGAAGAAGAGACGCATCAGTGCTGGTGACCTGCATTCATACTTCTGAATTTACGGTTAAGTAAAAACAGGTAAAGAGACTTTTTATTTTGGATTGCGGCATCCAAGTAAATGGAAATAATGGAGATGAAGGACATCTTTAGCCTGTGGGGACACTGGAATTTGGCCAGTTACATAGATGCAGCAGCTCATCAGGAATTAACTGTTGGAGGAACATGAGTGAAAAAAAGGAGACATAAAGGAAGAGTCTGAGCATTCAATTatgtcaaattatttcaaaaaggaaaagaggcaaGAAAGATAACCAGTGAATGGCAAATGTGgaatgagaaaataatatttataaggaGATTATGAGGGAATGAGGAGACCATGTTGAAGAATAAAAAAGCTTCTCtttccaaaaaaggaacagatattAAAGGCTTAAAATACAGCTTTTCAAATGTTACTGTGCACATGTCACCTGGGGATTGTGTTGAAATGCACATTTTGACTCAGCAAGGCAGAAATGGAGTCTAAGGCTGCATGTCTAACATGTCCCCAAGCTTGTTACATGAAGCTGGTCTGTGGGCCACACTTCTGGTAGCCAGGATCTAAAAAAGGGATAACTGTTGGTGGGCAAAGCAGTTGGAAATGATGATGATGTTTGTTGAATTCCCCAAAACACCAAAATTCAGTTTCTACAAGGAATCAAGAAAAGTGTTTcaaatgaaaatgtctttatcatgattgtgaaatataaaatcaaagtcaaaatgtattcaaagaaatcagcAAAAGAAGGCTATTAACcctttttacttatttatctttttgtttttatcacttgcgataaatattttttagtagACACACAGTAGTTGGGTCTAATGCTTTAagaaaaatcaacttttttttttttttatttgagaagctttaattattttcctctaattagaaaaagaCCACTATCTTTCATCACTAGTACAGCTTGCAAATCTCTACTCTTCTTCTGCAGGTAGTTTCAGATTCACATCATACCAATGACTTATCCCCAAGTATGAAGATTGTGATCGAGGCTGTGGTGATATCTTTGCACTGAAAAAGCTGGATTCCTAGGTTCATCATTTCCAGAAAGCTGCTCTCTACTTGTTGAACCATTATGTGGTCCAATGTGAGTGCTGCCCCCTTTCTGCTGACCGGCTTCCCAGGTCTGGAGGCAGCTCATCATTGGATCTCCATCCCCTTCTTTGCAGTCTACATCTCTGTACTTCTTGGCAATGGCACTCTTCTCTATCTCATCAAGGATAACCACACTCTCCATGAACCCATGTATTATTTCCTGGCCATGCTTGCAGGCACAGATCTCATGGTGACCCTGACCACGATGCCTACTGTAATGGGTGTCTTATGGTTGAATCACAGGGAAATAAACCATGGGGCCTGCTTCATGCAGGCATACTTCATCCACTCCCTTTCCATTGTAGAATCAGGTATTTTGCTTGCCATGGCCTATGACCGTTTCATTGCCATCCGCAATCCCTTGAGATATACTTCCATTCTCACCAATGCTCGAGTGGCAACCTTAGGGGTGGGGGCATTTATGAGGGGTTTTATATCTATCATGCCTGTAATCTTGGGTCTTTTTTCATTTCCGTATTGCCACTCTCATATTCTCTCCCATGCTTTCTGCCTTCACCAAGAAGTCATGAAACTGGCTTGCGCAGATATAACTTTCAATAGACTTTACCCTGTAGTTCTGGtttctttaactgtttttctaGACTCTTTGATCATCCTTTTCTCCTATATCTTAATTCTTCAAACTGTCATGGGTATCACCTCTGGTGAAGAGAGAGCCAAGGCCCTCAATACGTGCATCTCCCATATCGGTTGTGTCCTCATCTTCTATGTCACTGTGATTGGTCTGTCCTTCATCCACCGGTTTGGGAGGAATGTGCCACAGGTGATCCACATTATCATGAGCTATGTCTACTTCCTCTTCCCTCCTTTAATGAATCCTATCATCTATAGCATCAAGACCAAACAAATTCAATATGGCTTCTTCCGTCTTTTATCTCAGTgcaaatttggaaattaaactgATACATGTTATTGCCCATGGAAAATGGTGGGAATATGAGATTTCtctgaataaatttcaaaatgtatcaaaacttccTGTCTTAGCCTCTGCTTCTCCAAATGATTCAATACCATTTATGAATCCTTAAAGAAGACATTCCTTGAGTTCCTAGAGTTTCCAAGTTCAGTTCATAGGTTGATTTGATTCTTTCCATCCTGTGTTCTCTCTAAATGCTGATATATCTGGAAGATGAAATGCAGTCTGATGCAGTTTTCAtatattcagtttatttttttattgctacATTGCTCAAACTATTTTTACTTTGCTATAACCATTTGTGTGTCTCATTTTTGACTTGTTGGATATATCTCTTGCTCATTTTCCTGTCAACATATTCATATTTGAGGATCTCATTATATATGAACTTTAGTGTgtcatttattttgcaaaaattcccagtttttattggtctttttaatacagaattataaaatatataaataatttcatttattatataCTTTACCTATTGATTTATCAGGGCCATACTGATAAAGGCCTCCACAATTTCAGGTTTATTTATATACTTCCCTTTTTTGCATGCATTAATTTTACAAATCTTATGTTATAATAGGTTATTGTTTGAAAGAAGATAAGGAATTTAAATCAGTCTcattatgtctatttttatgGTAGTAGCAATTATTTGGCTGAATTTTAAGGCACTACTAGGAGTTAGGCAATATGCTAGGCAAAAATGATGATATAGTAAGCAAACAGACATAAATCAGTCCCTCATGGAGACTGCAATTCACTGGgaatcaaaaatcaaataaatccaaattttaaataaGTTCTATTATTAGTGATTAAGTGGAAAGAACAAATTGCTTTGAGATTGGTTCTCTAATGAGCCATATACAGACTGAGGTAAGCAAAAGTTTCTCTGAGGAAGTGTTCCTTCAGCTGAGATATGAGGATGGATTAGAAAATAACTAGTAAAATAGAGCTAAGAATATTCTAAGCAGAAAGTAGTATGCCTGGAGGTCTCATGTGGGATTGATGGAGGAACCTTCCAGGAAAAGTGGTGACATGAAGAGGGTTCTTGCTCTAAGGAGAGGCTGGAGAGAGGATTCCAGATCACACCACATCCTGTTGGCTGTGGGAAGGATTTGAGTATCTCTCCAAAGAGCCATGGGGAGAGAttgaacagtttttaaaaaaggaaatgacatgATTTCATTGatgtttacaaattataatttcactttctgtatataaaatatatatgagtGAGGCAAGAGAAGAACAATAAAACTACTAAGAAATTTTGGGGTAGTTTCATAAAGAGATACTAGAAGCTAAAATTAAGAAAGCAAAGATGAATGTAGTGAATAGATGTAAGACATATTTAGGATCTAAAATTAACAAGAATTGCAAGTAGTTTACAAAGctatatgaaagaaaatttggggaggaacaaaaataatttcaaatttctggATTATGTTCTTTTAAGAACAGTAGTGCAATAAACCAAAATGTGATTATTGATCTTGGATCTTATCTACCAATCAAAAGattaaagtatattttgaaaaatattctggaaatttATGATAGCTAAAAGTCCAAAGGATAAAGTTGTGACATTAAAGTGGCCAAAGGAAATATTCTATACTGTAACATTGAACTATCAAGGAAACACATTAATATATTCATTAGTCAtaaactgaaataatttcaataagTTCATAGAACATACTGGTGAAAGGAACCTGTAATGGTTAGCtttatgtatcaacttggcttTATTATCCCTAGTAATTAAATTGTGCACTAATCTAGGTGTTGTGATGCTATAAAGGCATTTTATAGATGTGTTTAAATCTATAATAGTTGACATTAAGTAAAGGCGATTAACTGTGACAATCTGGATATACATCACTCAATCAGTTGAAAGCTCTTAAAAGTAGAactgaggtttccctgaggaagaagaaattctggaaATTCTGCAGCATCTGCTTCTGATTGAGAGTTTCCAGGCTGCAGGCCTACCCTATAGATTTCCATCTTGGCAGCCCCTACGAAGAGAACCCATAAGCCCTGCAGCTTATGTCTGACAGGAGTTGAACCATGTTGGAACAGCACCATGAGCATGCTTGTTGGGCACACAGTGGGATGAGTCTCACTGACAAGGTGTAAGAGGGCTCCTCACTGTAGGAAAAACAGGATTGTTTCCaagatgaatgaaatagactATTGGTATAGAGTATTCAGATATACACAAAACATTTTTCAAGGCATTTTTTTAAGGCTATCTTCTCTTGTTTTAATCAggtgtttttaattgttttggtaagagggaaagaaatgaacTGACCAATTTACATGTGTAATCAAGTCAgtttagggaagggaaaaaaaacagtgtATGTAAAAAGAATCTGAAGAGtgaggggaaaatatatttaaaagaaaaaaaataaagcaatatgaCATAAGTTTAATGTAGCAATTATAATAGtcttcaaattttccttttaaagtaatctctttcaaattggctttaaaaggataatgaacatttaaaattatgagatgcCTTAAAGAGAGACAGCAAAAGTGATATACAATCtatatgaaaaataagaatgttgGTTTACCAAAAGAAACCATGAAGAGAATGAAGAGGAAAGCTTCAGAGTCTATCTGGATTTTCAAAACACATATATCTAACAAAAAATTTCATTTCCAGAATGTAATAAATAACTGCtacaagtaaattttaaaaaagacagcTTGAACAAATACTTCATACAAAAGGAATTCAAATGCCTAAttcaacttcattagtcatcaAGAAAACACAAGTTCAAATCACAATACAATACCATTACACATCAACCAGAATggctgaaatggaaaaaaaaaaaaaaaagaatgaaaaaagaaaaaaaaagctaccaATACCATGTGTCAGTGATGAGGTACAGCAAATGAAACTCTCATTCACTATTGAGGGAGTACAAATTGGtacaacacttaaaaaaaaaagaaaaaaaacctgtttCGCAATACCTGCTAATGCTGAACATATGCATACCCCAAAATCCAAAAATCCAGTCCTTGGTATAGACACTACAGAAATACGTGTttatgttcatcaaaagacatgtACTAGAAAGTTCATGTCAGTATTATTTGCAATTTCCCAAAACTCCAAATTACTCAAATACCTACCAACAGACATGTAAGGAAATTATAGTATATTTGTAAAGTGACTATTATACAATGAGGATGAATGAACTATATATAAATGTAGCAAAAACATGGGTAAATCTAACAAACATGATGTTGAGCAAAACAATAAATACCAAACtcttgtgtgattccatttatacaaaatacaaaaacaggCCAAACTGATCTATCCTGTTACAATTCAGGAAGGCATTATTCTAAGTGAGGATAGTAACTAAGTGGCTCTAAGGGGCGCTATTTCAGGATTTGAATACTGGACACATGTTAGTTCAGTTTGTGAAAAGTCACAGAACTCTGCAGTTATGCAAtatgtacttttctgtatgtatattatattctaaaaattaaaaaaatgcaaagacaGGTAAAGTAATA
This genomic stretch from Choloepus didactylus isolate mChoDid1 chromosome 6, mChoDid1.pri, whole genome shotgun sequence harbors:
- the LOC119537583 gene encoding olfactory receptor 51B2-like, whose product is MWSNVSAAPFLLTGFPGLEAAHHWISIPFFAVYISVLLGNGTLLYLIKDNHTLHEPMYYFLAMLAGTDLMVTLTTMPTVMGVLWLNHREINHGACFMQAYFIHSLSIVESGILLAMAYDRFIAIRNPLRYTSILTNARVATLGVGAFMRGFISIMPVILGLFSFPYCHSHILSHAFCLHQEVMKLACADITFNRLYPVVLVSLTVFLDSLIILFSYILILQTVMGITSGEERAKALNTCISHIGCVLIFYVTVIGLSFIHRFGRNVPQVIHIIMSYVYFLFPPLMNPIIYSIKTKQIQYGFFRLLSQCKFGN